In a genomic window of Scheffersomyces stipitis CBS 6054 chromosome 4, complete sequence:
- the MEP1 gene encoding low affinity high capacity ammonium permease → MSQIKQAVSGLARRKLFAEDEDYDESMVLVFTVASSIIWIMVPGLAFLYSGLARRKSALSMIWIVIMSSFIGVFQWYFWGYSLAFSPTSTNPFIGDLHFFGFKNLLGKSGPDSDYPEIAFAIFQLQFLLVTLAILAGGCVAERGRFLPSMIFLFCWATVVYCPVVFWIWGGGWAANFKSGVLDYAGGGPVEILSGVSAFVFSAFLGRRNETLMINYRPHNISTIFLGTSLLYVGWLFFNGFSCANASIKVPYSMMNTHLCGAFGAIAWCLLDFRLENKWSMVAVCSGCISGLVAATPSSGMIPLWASVILGITAGIVCNLSTKIKYLCRVDDSLDVLAEHGIAGVVGLLFNALFGSSTVIGYDNVTDHEGGWLDHNWKQLYIQIAYILATAAYSGVVTAILCFVIDKIPGLHLRIDYNAEEVGVDEDQIGEFAYDYVEVRRDFLDWGNPNVNPNLQPQLSRVDSKAFHGTDASAAEVFQGVNESSNTSTANHGDVSDDKVRIDEKAGVPVAPEKSR, encoded by the coding sequence ATGTCACAAATAAAACAAGCAGTTCTGGGTTTGGCCAGAAGAAAGCTCTTTgctgaagacgaagactACGACGAAAGCATGGTTCTTGTCTTCACTGTAGCCTCGTCCATTATCTGGATTATGGTGCCCGGTTTGGCGTTTCTCTATTCTGGTTTggccagaagaaagtctGCATTGTCGATGATCTGGATTGTCATCATGTCGTCATTCATTGGAGTTTTCCAGTGGTACTTCTGGGGCTATTCTTTGGCCTTTTCGCCCACCTCCACCAATCCGTTCATTGGTGACTTGcacttctttggtttcaagaacttgttgggCAAATCCGGTCCTGACTCAGACTATCCCGAAATCgcttttgcaattttccAGCTCCAGTTTCTCTTGGTCACTTTGGCTATTTTGGCTGGTGGCTGTGTAGCAGAAAGAGGTCGTTTCTTGCCCTCCAtgatctttttgttctGCTGGGCTACCGTGGTGTACTGTCCTGTAGTTTTCTGGATTTGGGGTGGTGGCTGGGctgccaacttcaagtctgGTGTTCTCGATTATGCTGGTGGAGGTCCGGTTGAAATTCTCTCAGGTGTTTCTGCGTTCGTGTTTTCGGCATTTTTGGGTAGAAGAAACGAAACCTTGATGATCAACTACCGTCCTCACAACATATCTACCATCTTCTTGGGAACATCGCTTTTGTACGTCGGCTGGTTGTTTTTCAACGGTTTTTCATGTGCTAATGCTTCGATCAAGGTGCCTTACTCCATGATGAACACTCATCTTTGTGGTGCTTTTGGTGCTATTGCCTGGTGTTTGCTCGATTTCCGTTTGGAAAACAAGTGGTCCATGGTCGCCGTCTGCTCTGGTTGTATTTCCGGGCTTGTGGCAGCTACTCCTTCGTCAGGTATGATTCCATTGTGGGCATCTGTAATTTTGGGCATCACGGCTGGTATCGTCTGTAACTTGTCGACTAAGATCAAGTACCTCTGTAGAGTTGACGATTCTCTTGATGTGTTAGCTGAGCACGGAATCGCTGGTGTAGTTGGTTTGCTCTTCAATGCActctttggttcttcaactgTGATTGGTTATGACAACGTCACTGACCACGAGGGTGGCTGGCTCGACCACAACTGGAAGCAGTTGTACATCCAGATTGCCTACATTTTGGCTACTGCCGCTTACTCTGGGGTTGTCACTGCCATCTTGTGTTTTGTCATTGACAAGATTCCAGGCTTACATTTGAGAATCGACTACAAcgctgaagaagttggtgtAGATGAAGACCAGATCGGTGAGTTTGCCTACGACTACGTTGAAGTCAGAAGAGACTTCTTGGACTGGGGCAACCCCAACGTCAACCCCAACTTACAGCCTCAGTTGAGCAGAGTTGATAGCAAAGCCTTCCATGGCACAGACGCATCAGCTGCGGAGGTATTCCAAGGTGTTAACGAATCGTCGAACACTTCTACAGCCAACCATGGTGATGTAAGTGATGACAAGGTACGAATCGACGAAAAGGCAGGAGTACCAGTTGCACCTGAAAAAAGTAGATAA